One part of the Phycisphaerae bacterium genome encodes these proteins:
- the def gene encoding peptide deformylase, with the protein MQLPDLARLSIVKYPAPVLRKRCAPVESFGDDLVRLSERMLGLMVEGKGVGLAAPQVGLSLRLFVCNPGEDPADNLAVVNPEFVELTGAAELEEGCLSIPGVNVKMRRARRAVMRFLDPLGNVHESTAEDLLARIWQHEFDHLEGRLIIDQMSAGDEIANRRAIRQLRDDYAARR; encoded by the coding sequence ATGCAACTCCCCGATCTTGCCCGGCTGTCCATTGTCAAGTACCCCGCTCCCGTCCTGCGCAAACGGTGCGCGCCGGTCGAGTCCTTCGGGGATGATCTGGTCCGGCTGTCGGAAAGGATGCTCGGGCTCATGGTGGAAGGAAAGGGCGTGGGTCTGGCTGCCCCTCAGGTGGGCCTCAGCTTGCGTCTCTTCGTGTGCAACCCAGGAGAAGACCCCGCCGACAACCTTGCCGTGGTCAATCCGGAATTCGTGGAACTGACCGGGGCTGCGGAGCTCGAGGAGGGCTGTCTTTCCATCCCGGGTGTGAATGTGAAGATGCGGCGAGCCCGGCGCGCCGTGATGCGCTTCCTCGATCCGCTGGGCAACGTCCACGAGTCCACGGCTGAAGATCTCCTGGCGCGGATCTGGCAGCACGAGTTTGACCATCTGGAAGGGCGGCTGATCATCGATCAGATGTCGGCCGGCGATGAAATCGCCAACCGCCGGGCCATTCGGCAGCTACGTGATGACTACGCCGCCCGCCGCTGA
- the fmt gene encoding methionyl-tRNA formyltransferase, whose protein sequence is MRIVLMASGAFALPSLRWLAQSGHDLPLVVTQPARGSGRGRKVTSTPVAQFAMEHELPFLEIEDVNLPEHVRRLKDLECRLSLVIAFGQKLGAEVRGAFPGGCINLHASLLPKYRGAAPINWAIVRGEERTGCSVFHIVERMDAGPILSSRWTYIKPEETAGELHDRLAGVGVDAVRAALEQFESGETPTGTPQNDAEATRAPKLKKSDGFVNFARPADEIARLICGMTPWPGATAIYRSGAGREETVTLVRARKAEIPGQPDHPPGTVDQRLCVAANDGLVEILEIRPSGGRVMTWPDFVNGRRVRPGDVLLTPESAEQT, encoded by the coding sequence ATGCGAATCGTACTGATGGCGTCCGGGGCGTTTGCGCTGCCCAGCCTGCGCTGGCTGGCGCAGAGCGGACATGATCTGCCCCTGGTGGTGACCCAGCCTGCTCGGGGAAGCGGCCGCGGGAGGAAGGTTACATCCACGCCGGTCGCGCAATTCGCCATGGAGCATGAGCTTCCCTTTCTGGAAATCGAGGACGTCAATCTGCCCGAGCATGTGCGGCGGCTGAAGGATCTGGAGTGCAGGCTGTCGCTGGTGATCGCCTTCGGACAGAAGCTGGGCGCGGAAGTACGCGGCGCGTTTCCCGGCGGGTGTATTAATCTGCACGCGTCGCTGCTGCCCAAGTACCGCGGAGCGGCGCCGATCAACTGGGCGATTGTCCGGGGCGAGGAACGGACGGGGTGTTCGGTTTTCCATATCGTCGAGCGGATGGACGCCGGGCCGATCCTCAGCTCGCGATGGACCTACATCAAGCCCGAGGAAACCGCCGGCGAATTGCATGACCGGCTGGCTGGCGTCGGCGTCGATGCGGTCCGCGCCGCACTGGAGCAGTTCGAAAGCGGCGAGACGCCAACAGGGACTCCGCAGAACGATGCCGAGGCCACACGGGCTCCCAAGCTCAAAAAAAGCGACGGCTTCGTGAATTTCGCGCGACCGGCCGACGAAATTGCCCGGTTGATTTGCGGCATGACGCCGTGGCCGGGGGCGACAGCCATTTACCGCTCGGGTGCCGGACGCGAAGAGACGGTGACCTTGGTGCGGGCACGAAAGGCGGAGATTCCCGGCCAACCGGATCATCCTCCCGGCACCGTCGACCAGCGGCTCTGTGTCGCGGCGAACGATGGCCTTGTGGAGATTCTGGAAATTCGACCTTCCGGTGGGCGGGTCATGACCTGGCCCGATTTTGTCAACGGGAGGCGCGTGCGTCCCGGGGATGTTCTTCTGACGCCGGAATCCGCCGAGCAAACCTAA